Sequence from the Janthinobacterium lividum genome:
GCGTGGTGACGAACATGAAGGCGCCCGAGATGATGGCCCAGGTGATCATGATGCGGGCGATCCACACGCGCGCGCCGATCTTGTGCAGCATCACATTGCTGGGCACCTCGAACAGGAAGTAGCCAAGAAAGAACACGCCCGCACCCAGGCCATACACGGTTTCGGAAAACTGCAGGTCGGCCAGCATTTGCAGCTTGGCGAAGCCCACGTTCACACGGTCGAGATAAGCGACGATGTAGCACAGCATGAGGAAGGGAATGATGCGCCAGGTCACCTTGCGGTAGACGGCGTCATCGATGGTTTTCTGGCTTGCGGCCGCGCCGGCCGGCTGGCTGGCCCGGCATTGCCTGTGACACTTCCATGCTTGTCTCCTGATCACTGGGGGATCGACCGTGCCGGGTTTTTATGGTCCACCGGTGGTGGCTGGCAACTTGTCTAAAATTTGTATGGATGTATATTATGTGTGTGTTTTATGTGTGTCAAGCTGTATATTCCATATAATGGCAAGCAGGCAAGCCCCATTTGAAAACCGTTAGCGCAAGGATGCACCCGATGGACCGCACGTTCAGCTTCACCCTTCCCGCGCCGGAGCCCGCCGCGGGCAGCTTCACGACCGGCACCCTGGGTGCGCGCGTGGCGGCACGGCTGCGCCAGCAGCTCCACCACGATGGCCTGGCCGGCGGCACGCGTTGCCGTCGGAGCAAGCCATGGCCAGCCACTTTGGCGTCAGCCGCACGGTGCTGCGCGAAGCCATCGCCCTGCTGCAGGCGGACGGCATCCTCGTCACGCGCAAGGGCAGCGGCACGTTCGTGTGCGCGCAGGATGGCGCGAAGGCCGGGGAACGGGGCGATGCGCTGACGGAGCAATCGGTGCAATCGCTGCTGAACCTGATCGAAGTGCGCCAGGGACTGGAAGCGGAAATCGCCGCGCTGGCAGCCGTGCGGCGCACGCCGGGCCAGCTGGCCGACATCGAGCACGCGCTGCGGCGCATCGAGGAAGCCGTGGCGGCCGGCGTCGATGGCGTGGAAGAAGACGTGCGCCTGCACCTGTGCATCGCCGAGGCGACGGGCAACCCTTACTGGCCGAAGTTTGTTGCCATGTTCGCCGACCCGATCCGCTCGGCCGTCAAGGTGACGCGCGCGAATGAAGCGCGGCGCACGGACTTTTCCATCGAAGTGCGGCGCGAACATGAAAAGATCGTGCAGGCGATTG
This genomic interval carries:
- a CDS encoding FadR/GntR family transcriptional regulator, producing MASHFGVSRTVLREAIALLQADGILVTRKGSGTFVCAQDGAKAGERGDALTEQSVQSLLNLIEVRQGLEAEIAALAAVRRTPGQLADIEHALRRIEEAVAAGVDGVEEDVRLHLCIAEATGNPYWPKFVAMFADPIRSAVKVTRANEARRTDFSIEVRREHEKIVQAIADGDPQRARQAAMEHMQHAAERVRLADREFWRGDGGALARTLGRDPIMQK